GGTGAATAAGGTAGATCCCTAGAGTTAGGGCCGAAGTAAAAAAGGCTAATTGATACAGATCATAGTTAACGAGGAGTCAATAATCAGGACTAATATCACTGTAGAGAATTTGACCGAACACTTCAATCGATGAGATTTTTTTCCGAATAGCTCTCAAGTTTTCATGGCTTGATTGAAACCTAAATCGTCTTAATCCAATCGGATCTTCTACACATATTACTCGACTGgattttttatttgattgaatgtCGAGTTCTCAACGTATCTAACCCTCGAAAGCTTATCGGACCTGTTTAGGAGGAATGTCCAATTGAACAACAGATAGAAATTGACTGGCCCATCGTTGAATTATTACAGTTAGTAGTTTTTCAGCTCAACAGCCTGATATTCCTTTTTTACATAACCATTGTCAGAAGATCAAGGGAATATTTTATGTACGGTCCATATGATGCAAGTTTCCACCCTGCAAACGCAAATGTGACGGAGCCAATTTAGGAAAGACTGCAAAGCATGAGAATGGTAGATTTTATTTTAGTAATGCATTGATATTTGTACATAGAAAAAGAATAACACTATATAAGAGATCTCTTCCTAAAGGTGTAGGTACACTACGCTCTCAGAATCTACTGTTCACCATCACTACCCTTCACTATTTTCTTCAACTCCTTGTTTAATTTGAGCGTCGAAGTGCCTATGCCGAAGACtaaggatgtaaatgaaccaaacggtttaCGAGCTGTTCGGAGCTCAATTCGATAAAAAAGTTCGTTCGAGTTCGtttgtttatcttatcgagcgGAGCTCGAGCTCAAAGACATTTGACTCGTGAGTtcacgaacatgttcgtttataggcttgcGAGTTCGGActtgagcttggctcgtttaaaGGGCTCAAGCTTGGTTCGTTTAAAGGGCTCAAGCTCGACTCGTTTAAAGAGCTCGAGCTTGGCTTGTTTAAAAAGCTCAAGaatatgttcgtttataggctcgtgaATCGGGCTCGAGCTCGGTTTGATTAAAgggctcgtgaacatgttcaatGATGTGTTGAGTTTGAAAGTTTAATATAGTAGTTTGAGATGTTCAATGATATGttgaatttatattattttagttattaagtttgttgaatatttattcaaatgagtTTTCAAATTCGCTTAACAGACTTGTAAAATGAGCTCTAAGATGAGTccaagctcgcttaacgagttaggctcgttaactatgataatcgaggAATAACGAGTCGAGCTCGAACTATTCGTGAGCTTAGTAATTTCAAAACGAGCCAAGCTCAAGGCTTATGATAAAAGTTATATTCAAGTTCGagtccgaatataacttaaacgagccaaaTTCGAGCTTAATATTGTTCGACTCAATTTGACTCGTTTACATCTCTACTGGAGATCTCTCCCTAGCCCGGTCACTAACATTCTTTTCCTTCTTCGTTCTTCTTTGACATGCAAGCTCGTTCGTAATGCCAAGTCCCTCTTGCTCAGAGTCTTTCCATGATCAACCTCGAAATCACCTAATCAGCGTGTCACGTTTCCCAATTTCAAAGACAGAATGAACAGTGAATGAGGGAATATATAACTATTTTATCCATATCAGAAacattaatcaatattaataaaattCACAAAAAGTGAAATAAAAATGGGGCTTGTGGTAAAAGATGAATGCGCTCATCCAGTGCACCCGTCAATCCATCCAAAAACTTGAATGCTTGATCATACGGGAGGCATTAACGTGGAAATAATTAAGCGCAAGATGGAATCATATAGTTATTTAGAGATTAACTTGAATTAGTGGTCAGGTgaaacaatttgatataatacAATCTCCATTGTTATAGTTAGTATTTTCTTCCAcaagaaaatgttttttttttaatattgttatGAGGCTGCATTTGTTGATGAAATTTGTCCATTGTTTGTTTATCTTTGATTCTAGGAATTTTTAATGGATTTTTtataaagattaaatatatttttaataaagttCTTGCTacgataaaaaaaatttactcCACGATTAAAATTCACGTTGCCGGAATTCACAAACAGGACCACCAAATTATAACTCATCATCATTCATCGCTACTCTTTCTTCTTATCCTCTGTTCCTATTCCTTCTGCTTCATTCCCGTCGTCGATTCTGGCACTCAGCCGGCGTATCCGTCCGTCAAATGCCGACGGCATGGATCAGGTCCCTGCACTGCAAGACTAACACCGTCGACGACGTTCTCTACCCTTCGCGCTCCTCCTATTCCGACAAGAAGTCGCTGCTCTCCTCTGTCTCATGCGTCAGCTCCTCTCACGCTGTCCACGACGCCTACACTCCCAAGAAGCCGAAACCCAAGCCCAAGCCCAGCCCGGCACAGCCTCTCCCCTCGACGGCTCCGGCAATCCTGCTCCCCGCCCGCTTCCCTTCCCTCTCGGAGCTCCCCCCGGGCCACTCCTCCCGTCGGGTGGTCGAGATCATCTTCACCTCCAGCTGGTCCCCCGACGCGGCGTTCCCCGGCGAGATCGAGATGCTGTTCCGCGTCCGCAACCCGGCCCGCACCGTCGCCCGCTTCGAGGAGCACCGCGCCGCCGTGCGCGCCCGCTCCGGCCCCGGAGACTCGCGCTGCGCGGCCGACGGGAACGAGATGATGCGCTTCCGCTGCGGCGCGGTCGTCGGCGACGCCGCCGGCGTCGCGTGGCCTGCAGAGCGTGTGCGCACCTTCTCCGGGAGCGGCGGCGCGCATgcgagcggcggcggcggcggggcCGGCCGGCGGCGCGCGATGCTGGTCTGCCGGGTCATCGTGGGCCGGGTCAGGATCGAGTCGTCGTCGGACGCCGCCGACTCGGTGAGTCTGGGGAACGGCGAACTCGTCGTGTTCGACCCCCGCGCTGTGCTCCCCTGCTTCCTCATCATCTACAAGCTCTGAGCCTAAATCCAATCATTGCTTAATGTCCTCCCATTTTTTCCCACACACAACAATCCATCTGATCTCTTTGACTCAACCGCTGTAAAAATTTTAACCTTGTTTTTTTCCCCCTTTTGTTGTTTATAGCATTCTTGATTTCAGCAGTCTCGTGTTGCAAGATGTTCGTGTCGTGTAGTTTCGATTTTCGATacataattttcattttttttttttgttgagtgGGGACTCTCTTCTTAATTAATtgcaaacaaaaaaacaaaagaacaaaagAAAGAATCGATCATTTAGTGCTGCATGCAGTACTGAGTTTTATTTTATCCTTAGAAGTTATGCAATTTTGTTCCTCGATAATGTAGGAACCGATCGTCCCCAAGCGATCGACGATGGCAAAATTGGTGTTACAAGTCATTGAATAAGACAGTAAGCATGATGTGCACGTACCTAGCAATTTAGCTTGCAGGAAAACTTTTTAGGTGCCAACTGCCAAGGAATTCTCAATATGTTGCAGttgcaagaggaagaggagatggCGTTTCTGACTTCCATTGTCAGTTATCGAGTGTTTTTCCAGCACTGCATGGGGTAAACATGTCAAGGGACCACGATCGAGTACTCTAATCAGTAGTTAGCCCTCTAAGCAAACAGGGAAAAAAAGTAGAAAGGATCATTTATGATCTGTGAATTAATTCTAACAAaagtaattaagaaaaatttatgatCCGCTTCCCCTCGAAATAAATATGTCTTTTAAACCGTAAACAAATTTTGAACAAATGAGGCTGCATTTGTTGGATTATATTGAATGAGCTGAGAGGTTAGATAAGTCGGACAGGATCTTCTAGACCAGTATCCCTGGTTAGATCCGAGAGTCGCTCATAAATAGATTTCTATAGACTCCACCTATATAACAGATGGATTTCATAAAATCTACGATCCAGATGATCTGCACTCTAGATAAGTCAATGGACATCGAGGACTGAATAAATCATACAATTTAataaaaacattatttttctattagccaaacaaataaaatattaattatacaaattttctaatattataaataatatgTACTTTCCCACTGCTTATAACGTTCTTAATAGCCTAAtatacaacaacaatcaagctttttcccattaggtggggtcggctgtatgaatcattttacgccattgagctctatctcctattatatcattagctatatttaaataaattttatcttgttttattgttgctaatcaagtcttttttggtcttcatcttcctcgtttgatatgtatgtttatcatagtttcacattgcctaactggagcatttattggtcgtctaagtacatgtccgtaccatcttaaacgtgtctctcggagtttgtcctcaatagatgcaactccgactttctctctaatactctcattccttattttgtccatcttcgtatgcccacacatccaccttaacatcctcatttctgcaactctcatcttatgctcatgtgcctaagtcatagcccaacattcagctccatataacatagtaggtctaacaacggttttatagaacttacctttaagtttaagaggtactttacggtcacctaaaaacacccgacgctcccctccatttcactcatcctgcttgtattctatgtaagacgtctctctcaatccctccatcattttataaaattgatcctaaatatttaaatcccTCCATATTTATTCCCCTCGAAATAAATATGTTTTTTAAACcgtaaacaatttttttttgatgaagTTCATTTTATTAACTGTCATTCATACAGAAATACAACAAAACATACAGAAATAATCCTCCAAAGTCACAGAAATTATACAACCCAAGGAGAATGTTCAATCCAAGGATGTAACAAATCAAAAAAATCTAAAACGAATCAAATTTTGCACATGAAAGAAAATGTGCTCAGAGCTAGGAGATTGTCCCTTAAAAATAACATCATTGCGCTCTCTCCAAATCTAATATACAGTagagaagaaagcaactcgacgaATCTGAGAGCGTTTGGACTTAGAAGAAGCATGCTTGGAAAACCAACTGACTTCTCTATTCCAGCGTAAAGGGGCTCTTTGGATAGAACAAGAAtgtaatatcttagtccaaaccATAGCTGAAAGTGGACAATCGAAAAAAAGATGAGAAATAGTCTCCCAGTGAATACCACACAAACTGCAAATATCAGAGGAGGTGACCCCCCATCTGAGCAGTCTAGAACGAGTAGCAAGTCTGCCCTTAATTGCAAGCCAAGCAATAAAACTACATTTAGGGACATGAGAAGAGCCCCAAATCAAGTTATACCAAGTCACAACAGGCTTTTTAGGCCTGAATATTCATAAGCAGAAGCAATTGAGTATATACCAGAAGTGGTAAGCTTCCAAGAAATAATGTCTGAATTAATAGAACAAGTAAAATGGGCAGTAATAAAGTCCCAAGCTTGAGCAGTAATAGAATCAATAGGATCAGGTAACTGCCAATGATTATCATGCCAAACATCAGCAACATAAGCCGATTTAGAAATATTAGCATCAACAATATAGATAGACAGGAATTTCTCAATCAATGAAACACCCCGAAGCCATGGATCAGTCCAAAATTTGAATGCATACCAGAACCAAGGCAGTAAGAAAACAAACCCTTAAACATAGAGCGAAGATCAAGAAGCTTTCTCCAACACCAACTGGCATCAGGGGGCTTGATTATCCCCCAATAAATTGGAATTGTCATGCCAGAGAAAATCCCGACAAAGCCTGTCAATAGACTGAATAATCGATTTTGGAAGCATAAAAACAGAACACATATAGACATAGACTTTGTAAAACAGAAATCACCAATTGGATCCTACCCCCATAAGAGAGAAAACGAGAAGTCCAACAAGTAATTCTAGCAGTGATTTTATGAATAATTTTGTCACAATGCTCTTTTTTCATACCTGAGGATATTAAAGGAATTCCCAAATAAGTCACAGGGAGAGAACCTTCCTTGAAGTTTAACATGGTCAAGATTTCAGCTTTGATATGATCAGTAACACCAGAAAAGAAAACAAGACTTTTGCCCTCATTGATATGGAGCCCAGAAACTTGTTCAAAATGTTTAAGAATGGGCATAACTTGAGTGACTGAGTTAAAACTACCATGACAGAATACCAACAGATCATCGGCAAAACAGAGATGAGTAATTCGAAGAGTACGACATCCAGGATGAAACCCAAAGTCAGGTGGGATCAAATGGTGAAAACAACGAGAAAGGTATTCTATAGCAATAACAAAAAGAAAAGGGGAAATAGGATCACCCTGTCTAACTCCTTTTTTCCCATGAAAGTAGCCCTCCAAACCCCCATTAATAACAATGGAAAAGGTGGCAGTTCTAACACATGGCATAACCCAATCGATAAATTGAGAAGGAAAACCTAAATTCAAAAGAGCTTCTTCTAAAAAATCCCAAGACACTGAATCGAAGGCCTTCCGTAGATCTACTTTCAGAGTAAGCCTTGGGTAACCATTATTTCTATGATAGTTGTGTACAAGTTCATGGGCCAATAAAATGTTGTCTGCTATTCTGCGACCTTTGACGAAAGCAGATTGGTTCAAAGCTATGATAGAGGGCATAACTTGAGACATTCTAGTAGCAAGGATTTTAGTAATGAGTTTATATATGATAGTGCAACAAGCAATGGGCCTGTAATCAGTAAGGCCAGAAGGGTTGGGAGTTTTTGGAATAACCACAAGGGCGGTGGAATTGAATTGCTTCAATATACGCCCAGTTCTGAAAAATTCATCAATTGCAGCAAAAACTGAAGGGCCAACAGTATCCCATTCTTTTTTGAAAAAGTAAGCGTTAAACCATCCACACCCGGGGCTTTGTTACTTCTCATACCCATAAGAGTGGATTTGACCTCATCAGAGCTTACTGGCCTACAAAGATAGGTAGCTTGCTCAGAAGAAAGAAGCTTACCAGCCTGCCAAATAGAAGAATCAGAATATACTCGAGCATGAGACTCAACTCCCAATAAGTCCTCATAAAAGTCAGTCATAGCACGAGAGATAGTAGAATGATCGGAACACATAGAGCCATCCTGAAGACGAAGAGATACAATATTGTTTTTAGCATATCTAAGTTTAAGGGATTGATGAAAATATTTAGTGTTTTggtcatccaactttaaccaattAGCACGAGCTTTTTGTCTGAAATAGCTCTCTTCACAAAATTTTAGAGATCTATAATAAATAACCAAAGCTCACTCTTGGTCTAAAAGATCTTGATCAAGAGGAGCTTGGTGAAGATTTGACTGCAAATGATCCAAAGAAGCTTTACAGTTAGCAACACAAACAGAGACATCCGAGAATTCTACTCTATTAAGAACACGGAGCTCCTTAGCAAGCAACTTGAGTTTAGACCAAAGCACAAACATATGAGAGCCAGAGATAGGGGATCTCCAAACTGCAGAAACAATCTGCTTGAAATGAGGATGAGTGGTCcacatattaaaaaatttaaaaggcgAGGCACGTCGAGGAATCAAATTCCTAATATGAACAATAAGAGGGGAATGATCAGACAATCCTAGACTAATGACCTCATAATCAAACCCAGAAAACACATCTAGCCAATCAGAATTGATTAAACATCTATCCAACTTTCGCCAGATACGAGACTTGGCGTCCTGGTTGTTTGTCCAAGTGAAAAATGAACCATGGTTGCTGAGCTCAGAAAGACCACACCTAAAAAGACAAGCCTCAAACTCAGATCCACAATTTGTTATATGGGCACCTCCAATTCTCTTAGAATTATTCAAAATGGCATTAAAATCTCCCTGCACTATCCAAGCACCAGAAATAGAAAGAGCAAGGTCAACTAGATCAGACCAAAGAACATAACGCTCTATAGGGGAATTTGAGCCATATACAAGAGTCCACCAAAAAATTTTAAGCTAAgctattcaaaatttaaaacaattttttttccaATTGAATATCTGAGTTGGATGCACTTGTAACGCGGATTGATTCATAACGTCCCTATTAgcctaataaaaaaataaaaaaaaatataccatAGAAGCAATACACAAATTATTGCATCTTATATACATTCCGTGACACTATTTACGCGCATCACTGATTACATCATTTATCCTATCCATACGCCCCATCAATTTCTTACTTCTCAAGAAAATACAATATAATAAAAACAAAATGAACAATCGATGACATCAGCAAATGAAGCAAtcaaataaaatacataattatACAAATgtcataatattataaataatactGATAGATAGTATTGGATTCGATGTTAAGGAAACATCAACCTCTATCTCAGATGTGCTCGCATTGACTAGTAATTGATTGGTTGACTCCGTGTTTTCCGCAAGAAACACGCTTTCTTCGGCCATCGTTAAGAGCAACGTAACTTCCAAACAACAACAAAATTACAATTAATTACTATTTTAATtagcaaaaaagaaaaaaataaatctcACCGATCTTGTAGATGCTTCCATTTAGAAGACATGAATGTATATCTTGCAATGCAATGACTCGGAAAGATATATGTAATATGTATAAGCCTTCGTTAAGTCGTCAACGTGCGAAACAAGTTATAAGGAAGGCACGCACAGTATAAATACAGGTATCATCACCATGAACATGGATCAAGCAAATGAAGCAACAGCCTtcacttcctcctcttcctcttgtgtcTCTCAATCACGTCTCCTTCTTGTGTTCCTCTCTCCACGACTCCATAAAGTTTTATCAGGAGGTGCTCGGATTCGAGCTCGTCAAACGGCCTTCCTCCTTGGGTTTCGAGGGTGCTTGGTGAGACTCATCACTTACTAGTCAATATTATAGAGAAGCTACTAGTTTTCATATATTTATGTGTTCTGTTCTTttcttttgttaaatttatggcaTGCAGGCTCTATAACTACGGGGTTGGCGTGCATTTGCTGCTACGAGATTCGCCGGCGACGACAGAGCCTAAGTCGCGAAAGATTGATCCGAAAGACAATCACATTTCGTTCCAAGTGAGCGACACGAGAAACACGAGAAGAAtattggaagagaagaaaatagaATATGTGAGTGGAGTAGTGAGGGAAGGTGAGTTGGAGGTGGAGCAACTCTTCTTCCACGATCCTGATCACAACATGATCGAGATATGTGACTGTCAAAATATCCCCGTGATTCCTCTTTGATCTATTGATCGATGCATGATGTGATGATGAAGACGATGATAAAATATGTAGAAATAGTAATTGTAGCATTCATTGTGTAACATTtgtcattttgtgtgtttgttttgaaATGATATAATTCTTTATTAtgataattttgatttattttaatatattatagcTGCTACGTGTTGTAGTAGGTAGaacaattattataaaaaatattcttgAGATAAAATTGAGTGTTATTTTGATGTCTTttgaaaaaagtaaaaaaatgacaaaaaaaatcataatactGAGGGCCTTTTATTTagtgtttttaaaaataaagagcGTGAATGAATACCGTTAAAACAAAAGATCTTCCACTTGGTTGAGTTACCATTTCAGTTTTCTCtccattttttaaatttaaagcgGTTGTTTCAATTAAATGCGGTAGATGGTCAAACCACGGTTAACGAACGGACTAACGCATACACTAGAAATGGTCAGCAAAAAAAAAGATGAGGAAGACCTGAAACGTACTTAAATAGAGA
This region of Zingiber officinale cultivar Zhangliang chromosome 9A, Zo_v1.1, whole genome shotgun sequence genomic DNA includes:
- the LOC122020822 gene encoding uncharacterized protein LOC122020822 — its product is MPTAWIRSLHCKTNTVDDVLYPSRSSYSDKKSLLSSVSCVSSSHAVHDAYTPKKPKPKPKPSPAQPLPSTAPAILLPARFPSLSELPPGHSSRRVVEIIFTSSWSPDAAFPGEIEMLFRVRNPARTVARFEEHRAAVRARSGPGDSRCAADGNEMMRFRCGAVVGDAAGVAWPAERVRTFSGSGGAHASGGGGGAGRRRAMLVCRVIVGRVRIESSSDAADSVSLGNGELVVFDPRAVLPCFLIIYKL
- the LOC122021435 gene encoding metallothiol transferase FosB-like; protein product: MKQQPSLPPLPLVSLNHVSFLCSSLHDSIKFYQEVLGFELVKRPSSLGFEGAWLYNYGVGVHLLLRDSPATTEPKSRKIDPKDNHISFQVSDTRNTRRILEEKKIEYVSGVVREGELEVEQLFFHDPDHNMIEICDCQNIPVIPL